A genomic region of Polyangiaceae bacterium contains the following coding sequences:
- a CDS encoding serine/threonine protein kinase, producing the protein MRAKSKQGHARHEQKHEVTVDARPPKRANEWGHGAATPENSEAERGESPTMPSPGDILLGKYCVERVLGQGGMGTVVAARHIELGELYAIKIMLPDIMDKHDAVNRFLREARASARLKSDHVARVHDISRPDDGLLFMVMEYLEGTDLKTHLASHGRLPAKEAITYVLQACEAIAEAHEKEIVHRDIKPANLFLTRKPKTGAPIVKVLDFGISKQLNPAPGSDLTKTGAMLGSPLYMSPEQMTHARNVDARTDIWSLGVVLYELVTGKVPFEGETLTQVVHSVMNVAPKPIRAHVPDVSPSLEAVIQHCLAKNIEGRYPNVEALQKALEQVLAGAFVEESFEDTSRAGLSQPDDKTQGNEVRASAATSQNDSENRPPTKRTRAAVAAVISVVTVLLGAGTYVSMRSPSHTETNSNDLSARAESVDTVPVEQPRAPVGSALAEPVVTAQEASAAALPSASAKAASNLHGATFASSTTTARTGAPKGSTKSVDDAAPSASAAPKAENSTVAPAPTDGGARKWRKGPL; encoded by the coding sequence ATGCGCGCCAAGTCGAAACAAGGCCACGCTCGCCACGAACAAAAGCATGAAGTCACCGTCGATGCGCGCCCGCCAAAGCGTGCCAACGAATGGGGTCATGGCGCTGCGACGCCGGAGAACAGCGAAGCTGAACGCGGCGAATCGCCCACGATGCCGTCGCCCGGCGACATTTTGCTCGGCAAATACTGCGTCGAGCGAGTGCTCGGGCAAGGCGGCATGGGCACGGTCGTGGCGGCGCGGCACATCGAGCTTGGGGAGCTTTATGCAATCAAGATCATGCTGCCCGATATCATGGACAAACACGATGCCGTGAATCGCTTTCTGCGTGAAGCGCGCGCGTCCGCACGACTGAAAAGCGACCATGTCGCACGCGTGCACGACATCAGCCGCCCAGATGATGGCCTCCTGTTCATGGTGATGGAGTACCTCGAAGGTACGGACCTAAAGACGCATCTCGCATCCCATGGCCGTCTTCCCGCAAAGGAAGCAATCACGTACGTGCTGCAAGCATGTGAGGCCATTGCCGAAGCGCACGAGAAAGAAATCGTGCATCGCGACATCAAACCGGCGAACTTGTTTCTCACGCGAAAACCAAAGACCGGCGCACCGATCGTGAAAGTGCTCGATTTTGGCATCTCCAAACAGCTCAATCCAGCGCCCGGCTCGGACCTCACCAAAACCGGCGCCATGCTCGGATCGCCGCTTTATATGTCTCCCGAGCAAATGACCCATGCCCGCAATGTCGACGCGCGAACGGATATCTGGTCGCTCGGCGTCGTGCTCTACGAGCTCGTGACCGGAAAAGTGCCATTCGAAGGTGAAACGCTGACGCAGGTGGTCCACAGCGTAATGAATGTCGCCCCAAAGCCCATACGCGCGCACGTGCCCGATGTTTCGCCTTCGCTCGAGGCGGTGATTCAGCACTGTCTGGCAAAGAATATAGAGGGCAGATATCCCAACGTCGAAGCGCTACAAAAAGCGCTCGAACAGGTGCTGGCGGGAGCGTTCGTCGAAGAATCGTTCGAGGACACGTCACGCGCGGGTTTGTCGCAACCAGACGACAAAACGCAGGGCAACGAGGTGCGGGCAAGCGCCGCAACGTCGCAAAATGATTCGGAAAATCGTCCACCGACAAAACGAACGCGCGCCGCGGTCGCGGCTGTCATCAGCGTGGTCACCGTCCTTCTTGGAGCTGGCACGTACGTGAGCATGCGTTCGCCCTCGCACACGGAGACAAACTCGAATGATCTCAGCGCAAGGGCGGAATCAGTCGACACAGTGCCCGTCGAGCAGCCACGGGCGCCTGTAGGATCGGCGTTGGCCGAGCCGGTCGTGACTGCGCAGGAAGCGAGCGCCGCTGCATTGCCGAGTGCGAGTGCCAAGGCCGCATCGAATCTGCACGGAGCGACGTTCGCATCGAGCACGACGACAGCACGTACGGGAGCGCCGAAGGGCTCGACGAAATCAGTTGATGATGCAGCGCCATCCGCGTCAGCGGCGCCGAAAGCCGAAAACTCCACGGTGGCGCCAGCGCCGACGGATGGCGGGGCACGCAAATGGAGGAAAGGGCCACTTTGA
- a CDS encoding PEGA domain-containing protein, which translates to MLVASAISLGQTIDPQRATDAQALYEQAVSEMDAGKFASACKKLEEVTRLVPEGVGGKYTLGECYEQLGRLASAWTQFAFAEQVAMRLGQTDRAEDASKRAAALKPKLATLSIIVPAVLSQVPGISIVRNGVELREPQWATALYVDAGQHELVVTAPGYTTWKKRIEVLTDGVNVKFSVPEGAIKPDPKAKPQGGEPIVPVVIAPPAPDRTWQMPLGMASAGVGAVAIVAGAIFGGVAIATKNDCNADGHCDVQTNRCDEFGRLMREKAVEWGNVSTGLIIAGSALAAGGVLLWVTAPPPKQGKTDEPKPNARGGEVRAGIVMAPGWLGARGTF; encoded by the coding sequence GTGCTCGTAGCTTCGGCAATTTCGCTTGGACAAACGATTGACCCGCAAAGAGCAACGGATGCGCAAGCGCTGTATGAGCAAGCCGTCAGCGAGATGGACGCCGGAAAGTTCGCGAGCGCGTGCAAAAAGCTCGAGGAAGTGACGCGGCTCGTGCCCGAAGGTGTGGGCGGCAAGTATACGCTGGGGGAGTGTTACGAACAGCTCGGGAGATTGGCGAGTGCGTGGACGCAATTTGCATTTGCCGAACAAGTGGCGATGCGGCTCGGACAAACCGATCGGGCCGAGGATGCGAGCAAAAGAGCGGCAGCGCTGAAACCGAAGCTCGCTACGCTGTCGATCATCGTTCCTGCGGTGCTGAGTCAGGTGCCGGGCATATCGATCGTGCGCAATGGCGTGGAGTTACGTGAGCCGCAATGGGCAACGGCGCTCTACGTGGACGCTGGTCAACACGAGCTGGTGGTGACGGCGCCCGGGTATACGACGTGGAAAAAGCGCATCGAGGTGTTGACCGACGGTGTGAATGTGAAGTTTTCGGTGCCCGAAGGTGCCATCAAGCCGGACCCCAAGGCAAAGCCGCAAGGCGGGGAGCCAATCGTTCCGGTCGTGATTGCGCCGCCGGCTCCGGATCGGACGTGGCAAATGCCGTTGGGTATGGCAAGTGCGGGGGTGGGAGCCGTCGCCATCGTGGCGGGAGCGATTTTTGGAGGCGTGGCCATTGCGACGAAAAATGATTGCAACGCGGACGGCCATTGCGATGTGCAAACGAATCGTTGTGACGAATTCGGCCGACTCATGCGCGAAAAGGCCGTGGAGTGGGGCAATGTGTCGACAGGGCTCATCATTGCGGGAAGCGCGCTCGCTGCGGGCGGGGTCCTGTTGTGGGTGACCGCTCCGCCGCCGAAACAAGGCAAAACGGACGAACCG